The Leishmania mexicana MHOM/GT/2001/U1103 complete genome, chromosome 32 genome has a window encoding:
- a CDS encoding small nuclear ribonucleoprotein SmD2 — MDSEQPKKVPRTETKTKELLRTTVADGPFSLLDTAMKEKKRVFIQCRNSKALLAHVIAFDKHFNLVLKGVQEITESHGSEQKQRTIENLFLRGESVIFIVKLP, encoded by the coding sequence ATGGATTCGGAACAGCCCAAGAAGGTCCCAAGGACGGAGACCAAGACGAAGGAGCTGTTGCGTACCACCGTCGCTGACGGTCCCTTCAGCCTCCTAGACACTGCCATGAAGGAGAAAAAGCGGGTCTTCATCCAGTGTCGCAACAGCAAGGCGCTTCTGGCACATGTGATCGCCTTTGACAAGCACTTCAATCTCGTGCTGAAGGGCGTCCAGGAGATCACTGAAAGCCACGGCTCcgagcagaagcagcgcaccaTCGAAAACCTCTTTTTGCGCGGCGAGTCGGTAATTTTTATCGTGAAGCTGCCCTAG
- a CDS encoding putative 40S ribosomal protein S13 has product MVRMYGNGRGKASSALPYRRTPPAWLKIASRNVVKMVCKSSRKGMMPSQIGMELRDSMGIAQVKNVTGRKILRILKHNGLAPEIPEDLYFLVKRATQMRKHLERHTTDRDTKYRLILVESRIHRLARYYKRVKQLPPTWKYESSTASAMVA; this is encoded by the coding sequence ATGGTGCGCATGTACGGCAACGGTCGGGGCAAGGCCTCGTCCGCTCTCCCTTACCGCCGCACTCCCCCGGCGTGGCTGAAGATTGCGAGCCGAAACGTGGTGAAGATGGTGTGCAAGAGCTCTCGCAAGGGTATGATGCCCAGCCAGATCGGCATGGAGCTGCGTGATTCCATGGGCATTGCCCAGGTGAAGAACGTGACCGGCCGCAAGATCCTGCGCATCCTCAAGCACAACGGTCTCGCCCCGGAGATCCCGGAGGATCTGTACTTCCTGGTGAAGCGCGCCACCCAGATGCGCAAGCACCTCGAGCGCCACACGACGGACCGCGACACCAAGTACCGCCTCATCCTGGTTGAGTCCCGCATCCACCGCCTGGCCCGCTACTACAAGCGCGTcaagcagctgccgcccACCTGGAAGTACGAGTCCAGCACGGCCTCCGCCATGGTCGCGTAA
- a CDS encoding putative cation transporter — MTHSGTPWPPSCGATEKENYSVAWHVVALFVILNCSLLGTVLPMLGKRVSAFRVPEYAYAIGKSVATGVVLGVALIHMLKPANESFTSECMPNGLSSLSEPLAYIICIASVAAMHSLEACLRVFFEDFGAGLNPPIASEESQHLLSDSQAGGHHLHRCAPAFYGREGSGSLQILSAVLLEFGVSLHSLFVGLTVGMCANAELYTLTCALSFHQFFEGVALGSRLVDAALTLRTEYVFAAVFVLSAPFGAAVGIMCVCEHMINTKGSVYLLTQGILDSVCAGILLYIGFQLLVVDFYADMRSSVQTVRSSRGFLLAMLVAFWAGVSIMALIGLYV; from the coding sequence ATGACCCACAGTGGCACCCCATGGCCACCGAGTTGCGGGGCAACTGAAAAGGAAAACTATAGCGTTGCGTGGCATGTTGTCGCTCTTTTTGTAATCCTGAACTGCTCCTTGCTGGGCACCGTACTTCCGATGCTCGGCAAGCGTGTTTCTGCTTTTCGCGTTCCCGAGTATGCCTACGCGATTGGAAAATCTGTAGCCACTGGCGTGGTGCTTGGGGTAGCGCTTATTCACATGCTGAAACCGGCTAACGAGTCCTTCACGAGCGAGTGCATGCCGAATGGCCTCAGCAGCCTTTCCGAGCCGCTCGCCTACATCATCTGTATCGCCTCAGTTGCAGCGATGCACTCCCTAGAGGCATGCTTGCGTGTCTTCTTCGAGGACTTCGGAGCCGGTCTCAACCCCCCCATTGCCAGTGAGGAGAGCCAGCACTTGCTCTCTGACTCTCAAGCTGGCggtcaccacctccaccggtGCGCCCCCGCTTTCTATGGCCGGGAGGGCAGTGGTAGCTTGCAGATCTTGTCCGCTGTCTTGCTAGAGTTTGGCGTTTCGTTGCACAGCCTGTTTGTCGGCCTCACCGTGGGCATGTGTGCCAACGCGGAGCTTTACACGCTGACGTGCGCCTTGTCGTTTCACCAGTTCTTTGAGGGCGTTGCACTCGGCTCTCGGCTCGTGGATGCTGCTCTGACCCTCCGCACTGAGTATGTGTTCGCTGCCGTCTTTGTTCTCTCGGCTCCCtttggcgctgctgttggcattatgtgcgtgtgcgagcaCATGATCAACACTAAGGGCAGTGTGTACCTTCTAACACAGGGTATCCTGGACTCGGTATGTGCTGGTATTCTGCTCTACATCGGGTTTCAGCTACTGGTGGTCGACTTCTACGCCGATATGCGGTCGAGCGTACAAACCGTACGCTCGTCGCGCGGGTTCCTACTAGCGATGCTGGTAGCCTTCTGGGCAGGCGTAAGTATCATGGCGCTGATTGGGCTGTACGTGTGA